One segment of Pyricularia oryzae 70-15 chromosome 3, whole genome shotgun sequence DNA contains the following:
- a CDS encoding ATPase, whose protein sequence is MAIKKSIEVKLRPTVAGGKTPEPLKGASRIQIRKDSLIELTGTVDNGRACYIERVDPDATGSSQRREAILWLTPDPNLGRGVAKVSLPFREAGDLNLTDQYRIVVADTPSEDARDILFEDITESESSAPIQEVWTQAWLAMLKAEIEILDYVFPGIVLKDLVFARDKRTFRVRSVNGSETNNCRVKPGLAEIVIATSVDGNEGSRDDQPSDLQIPQVSGLEEQVKKLNDFLLVSSSDRESNTGWHGLVLHGGSGTGKTMLLDHVSRTRWGSVHRVKASDKSKDIQDIFQTVTGQARSIVLIDDLDELIDKERANRSTVINALVEGLVSVRQAICDKEKPPKVIVIAACRDYITIVPEKLRRPYRLQRAILLPPMDMSRRTAVISSLNPPFHPDVKEQIICDLSDRTHAYNGLDLQKLLSTIDYLVAAKLHHMQPEAAGTESDVRPKPPADTAFYTDSLEAALLEIRPTAMQDVNLKPPPVRWDDISGQESVKRDLRLAVHFITRPKEEIQKFIRVPPKGFLLYGPPGCSKTMTAQAMATESGLNFFAVKGAELLNMYVGESERQIRDLFSRARAAAPSMIFFDEIDSIAGSRKGFGSDGGGATSQGGLNVLTTLLNEMDGFEDLRGVFVLAATNRPHALDPAIMRPGRFDEIIYVPPPDPAAREAILRKNSAGCQLAPDVDFARLAQLTEGNSGAEVAGTCQSAGKLAMRRSLDEPSSEGAISMADFEAAIAGQRKQITKQMLEGYAEWEKQFH, encoded by the exons ATGGCCATCAAAAAGTCTATCGAGGTCAAGCTTCGACCTACCGTGGCTGGCGGCAAGACTCCTGAACCCTTAAAGGGTGCATCTCGCATACAGATCAGAAAGGACTCCTTGATCGAGCTGACGGGGACTGTGGACAACGGCAGAGCCTGCTACATCGAACGGGTTGACCCAGATGCTACCGGCAGTTCTCAGAGGAGAGAGGCCATACTATGGCTCACTCCTGATCCGAACCTGGGCCGAGGGGTGGCCAAAGTTAGCTTGCCTTTCCGCGAGGCAGGCGACCTGAACTTGACCGACCAGTATCGAATCGTGGTAGCCGACACGCCTTCTGAAGACGCCAGGGACATTTTGTTTGAGGATATCACCGAGAGCGAATCATCAGCCCCAATCCAAGAGGTATGGACGCAGGCCTGGTTAGCAATGCTAAAAGCAGAAATTG AAATCCTTGACTATGTTTTCCCCGGAATAGTTCTCAAGGACCTTGTTTTTGCCAGAGACAAAAGAACATTCAGAGTCCGTTCAGTAAATGGCTCAGAAACCAACAACTGCCGTGTCAAGCCAGGGCTTGCAGAGATCGTCATTGCCACAAGCGTGGACGGCAATGAGGGTAGTCGTGATGATCAGCCTTCAGATCTTCAAATACCCCAGGTCTCCGGGCTGGAGGAGCAGGTTAAGAAGCTCAATGACTTCTTGTTAGTCTCAAGCTCGGATCGGGAATCCAATACGGGATGGCACGGCCTCGTCCTCCATGGTGGCAGCGGTACTGGAAAGACAATGCTTCTGGACCATGTATCTAGGACAAGATGGGGCTCGGTCCACCGTGTCAAGGCGTCTGACAAGAGCAAGGACATTCAGGACATATTCCAGACCGTCACCGGACAGGCGCGAAGTATTGTGCTGATTGACGATTTGGACGAGCTCATCGATAAGGAGCGGGCCAACCGGAGCACCGTCATCAATGCGCTTGTCGAAGGCCTCGTCTCAGTCAGACAAGCCATCTGTGACAAGGAGAAGCCTCCAAAAGTGATCGTCATCGCAGCATGCCGGGATTACATCACCATAGTCCCTGAGAAGCTCCGGCGTCCCTATCGGCTTCAGCGAGCCATCCTTTTGCCGCCCATGGACATGTCACGACGCACCGCCGTCATTTCAAGCCTCAACCCGCCCTTTCACCCAGATGTTAAGGAACAGATCATATGTGATTTAAGTGACCGGACACACGCCTACAACGGTCTGGACCTTCAGAAGCTCCTCTCGACGATAGATTACCTCGTGGCTGCCAAGCTTCATCACATGCAACCTGAAGCTGCCGGCACCGAATCAGATGTTAGGCCAAAGCCGCCAGCAGATACAGCATTTTACACCGATTCCCTCGAAGCAGCCCTCCTTGAAATCCGCCCGACAGCAATGCAAGATGTCAACCTGAAGCCTCCGCCAGTGCGCTGGGACGACATAAGCGGGCAGGAGAGTGTCAAGCGAGACCTGCGCCTTGCAGTTCACTTCATCACCAGGCCCAAGGAAGAGATACAAAAGTTCATCCGGGTCCCGCCCAAGGGCTTCCTGTTGTACGGGCCGCCCGGCTGCTCAAAGACCATGACGGCGCAGGCCATGGCCACCGAGTCTGGGCTCAACTTCTTTGCCGTCAAGGGCGCCGAGCTGCTCAACATGTACGTGGGTGAGTCGGAGCGGCAGATCCGCGACCTGTTCAGCCGCGCCAGGGCCGCAGCCCCAAGCATGATCTTCTTTGACGAGATCGACTCCATCGCCGGGTCGCGCAAGGGCTTTGGAagtgacggcggcggcgcaacCAGCCAGGGAGGGCTCAACGTGCTCACCACCCTTCTAAACGAGATGGACGGCTTCGAGGACCTGCGCGGCGTCTTTGTGCTCGCGGCCACGAACCGCCCCCACGCCCTCGATCCGGCCATCATGCGACCCGGCCGCTTCGACGAGATCATATATGTGCCCCCGCCCGACCCGGCCGCCCGAGAGGCTATCCTGCGCAAGAACTCGGCCGGCTGCCAGCTCGCGCCCGACGTGGACTTTGCCCGCCTGGCCCAACTCACCGAGGGCAACTCGGGAGCCGAGGTTGCAGGTACCTGCCAGTCGGCGGGCAAGCTAGCCATGAGGCGTTCTCTGGACGAACCGAGCTCCGAAGGCGCAATATCAATGGCCGACTTTGAGGCAGCCATCGCCGGACAGAGGAAACAAATCACGAAGCAGATGCTCGAGGGGTACGCAGAGTGGGAAAAGCAGTTCCATtag
- a CDS encoding GTP-binding protein ypt2, which produces MANRNYDVLIKLLLIGDSGVGKSCCLLRFSEDSFTPSFITTIGIDFKIRTIELDGKRVKLQIWDTAGQERFRTITTAYYRGAMGILLVYDVTDERSFNNIRTWFANVEQHASEGVNKILIGNKCDWEEKRAVSTEQGQALADELGIPFLEVSAKGNINIDKAFYSLASDIKKRTIDTQKDFQNPGSVNVNAGAQGNSAGGMGGKCC; this is translated from the exons ATGGCCAACAGGAATTACGATGTACTC ATCAAGCTGCTGCTCATAGGCGACTCGGGCGTGGGTAAATCCTGCTGCCTCCTGCGGTTCAGCGAAGACTCTTTCACGCCGTCATTCATCACCACGATCGGCATCGACTTCAAGATCCGCACAATCGAACTCGACGGTAAACGGGTCAAGCTGCAGATATGGGACACCGCCGGTCAGGAACGCTTCCGCACCATCACGACCGCATACTATCGCGGAGCCATGGGCATCCTGCTAGTCTACGACGTCACCGACGAGAGGTCCTTTAATA ACATTCGCACGTGGTTCGCAAACGTCGAGCAGCACGCCAGCGAGGGTGTGAACAAGATCCTAATCGGAAACAAGTGCGATTGGGAGGAGAAGCGGGCCGTGTCTACAGAGCAAGGCCAAGCGTTGGCCGACGAGCTCGGCATTCCATTCCTTGAGGTTTCGGCTAAGGGCAACATCAACATCGACAAGGCGTTCTACAGCTTAGCATCCGACATCAAGAAGCGTACCATTGATACGCAAAAAGACTTCCAAAACCCCGGCTCCGTCAACGTCAACGCCGGCGCGCAAGGCAACTCCGCAGGCGGCATGGGCGGAAAGTGCTGCTAG